The following proteins come from a genomic window of Phoenix dactylifera cultivar Barhee BC4 unplaced genomic scaffold, palm_55x_up_171113_PBpolish2nd_filt_p 002051F, whole genome shotgun sequence:
- the LOC120109335 gene encoding RNA-binding protein 24-B-like produces MAAQPRQFQMGGGHAGGGDTTYTKIFVGGLAWETQRDTMHRYFEQFGEILEAVVITDKNTGRSKGYGFVTFKDPDSATRACQDRSPVIDGRRANCNLASTGTTHRTRPPNSQHGMAGRFRPVIGPSIAASMYHGSAATTSYFHQPAQYVYPYSVYGYSGGHSQESMYPMSYYSLYGGSGGQQHHQFSPYYAAAGPGSFQNFYPFYAQFSQDSQAQSGYGLHYPQMLQYPRLPQQYRAGILSMHPSTELTTGVTATAAVGSSSLQQLPGNTSAQKPSS; encoded by the exons ATGGCGGCGCAGCCACGACAGTTCCAGATGGGCGGCGGCCATGCCGGTGGAGGCGACACTACCTACACAAAGATCTTCGTGGGAGGCCTCGCCTGGGAGACCCAGCGCGACACCATGCACCGCTACTTCGAGCAGTTCGGCGAGATCCTCGAGGCCGTCGTCATAACCGATAAGAACACCGGCCGTTCCAAAGGCTACGGCTTT GTGACTTTTAAAGATCCTGATTCAGCAACAAGAGCATGCCAGGATCGATCGCCGGTGATCGACGGAAGGCGGGCTAATTGCAACCTGGCATCGACCGGCACCACTCACCGAACCCGGCCACCGAACTCCCAACATG GGATGGCAGGGCGGTTTAGACCTGTGATTGGACCCAGCATTGCTGCTTCTATGTACCATGGATCAGCTGCCACAACCTCTTACTTCCATCAGCCTGCCCAATATGTCTATCCTTATTCTGTTTATGG ATACTCTGGAGGACACTCACAAGAAAGCATGTATCCAATG AGCTACTACAGTTTGTACGGCGGCAGCGGAGGGCAGCAGCACCACCAGTTCTCTCCATACTATGCGGCTGCTGGGCCAGGGtccttccaaaatttttacccATTCTATGCTCAATTCTCGCAGGATAGCCAGGCACAGAGTGGATATGGGCTGCATTATCCACAGATGCTGCAATACCCTCGCTTGCCACAGCAATACAGGGCTGGGATCCTCTCCATGCATCCCTCCACAGAGCTGACCACCG GGGTGACTGCCACAGCAGCTGTTGGGTCCAGCTCTTTGCAGCAGCTGCCGGGAAACACCTCGGCGCAGAAGCCGTCGTCTTAA